One window of the Actinomycetota bacterium genome contains the following:
- a CDS encoding extracellular solute-binding protein encodes MMRPLVVATAVLAFVAAACTAGGGDEPAPTVDTAASNEPVTVTLTGEWTSKRECDEWQNSFKDGFEAEYPWITVDAKCGVTEEKQIAAINAGNPPDAFLSFGVDNVGRFCDSGAWVDLNPYIDGEAGFDRSIFPETALTYTSFEGTQCSLPFLTDTTALYYNLDLFQKAGLTDPPKTTDELTEDAKALTEFNADGSIKVAGFVPVTDYYCCSSNLLNLGHMFGAQYLDEEGNPAYATDAAWAEMFQWQHDFIAEVYGDGDFQVGADKLRKFVAGAGNEWGKPQDFQRGRVAMQIDGEWRNAFLADFAPDLNYDTAPLPTAPDKTDQYGSGVVGGTIIGIPKGAEHPAEAWLLVKYLATNTETLVYMANYVNNVPTTIDAINSPDLNLPEQFGTFMEAFNHPDSAYRPTTVIGEELEQYLVNFAADWQTGDASDLQGGLERATQETQDALDQAQL; translated from the coding sequence ATGATGAGGCCTTTGGTGGTGGCGACGGCCGTGCTCGCGTTCGTGGCCGCGGCGTGTACGGCTGGTGGCGGGGACGAGCCCGCTCCCACCGTGGACACCGCCGCGTCGAACGAGCCGGTGACCGTGACGCTCACGGGGGAATGGACCTCGAAGCGCGAGTGCGACGAGTGGCAGAACTCGTTCAAGGACGGCTTCGAGGCCGAGTACCCGTGGATCACGGTCGACGCGAAGTGCGGCGTGACCGAGGAGAAGCAGATCGCGGCGATCAACGCGGGCAACCCGCCCGACGCGTTCCTGTCCTTCGGGGTCGACAACGTCGGACGCTTCTGTGACTCGGGCGCATGGGTGGACCTGAACCCCTACATCGACGGGGAGGCCGGGTTCGATCGCAGCATCTTCCCCGAGACCGCGCTTACGTACACGAGCTTCGAAGGAACGCAGTGCTCGCTGCCGTTCCTGACGGACACGACCGCGCTCTACTACAACCTGGACCTGTTCCAGAAGGCCGGTCTGACCGATCCGCCGAAGACCACGGACGAGTTGACCGAGGACGCGAAGGCGCTCACCGAGTTCAACGCCGACGGGTCGATCAAGGTCGCCGGGTTCGTGCCGGTGACCGACTACTACTGCTGCAGCAGTAACCTCTTGAACCTCGGTCACATGTTCGGCGCGCAGTACCTCGACGAGGAAGGGAATCCCGCGTACGCGACCGATGCCGCATGGGCCGAGATGTTCCAGTGGCAGCACGACTTCATCGCCGAGGTCTATGGTGACGGCGACTTCCAGGTGGGTGCCGACAAGCTTCGGAAGTTCGTGGCCGGCGCAGGGAACGAGTGGGGCAAGCCACAGGACTTCCAGCGGGGCCGGGTCGCGATGCAGATCGACGGTGAGTGGAGGAATGCCTTCCTGGCGGACTTCGCGCCCGACCTGAACTACGACACCGCCCCCTTGCCGACCGCACCCGATAAGACCGATCAGTACGGGTCGGGCGTCGTCGGCGGCACGATCATCGGTATCCCGAAGGGGGCCGAACACCCCGCGGAGGCCTGGCTACTCGTGAAGTACCTGGCGACGAACACTGAGACGCTCGTCTACATGGCGAACTACGTGAACAACGTGCCCACGACGATCGATGCGATCAACTCACCCGATCTGAACCTGCCCGAGCAGTTCGGCACGTTCATGGAAGCCTTCAACCACCCGGACTCGGCGTACAGGCCGACGACGGTGATCGGCGAGGAGTTGGAGCAGTACTTGGTCAACTTCGCGGCCGACTGGCAAACGGGTGACGCGAGCGACCTGCAAGGCGGACTCGAGAGGGCCACTCAGGAGACGCAGGACGCCCTCGACCAGGCGCAACTCTAA
- a CDS encoding ROK family transcriptional regulator, which translates to MLDCVLRIGPISRAQIARETALSKPTVSQALTGLERAGLVHEAGRSKGGKGPTAILYELNPRAGWVVGIDVGRDWVRAAIADVTGEFVARRDERARVKSARTLITQIGAIAHGLAADAGIRWRQVTFATVGSPGVFEPERGQVALAYSLPGWGREGLVEMVQAELGTKTAFENDVNLAALGEQWHGLGKGVGNFVYLHLGTGVGMGLVLDGELFRGSTGAAGEVGYMPLVGTDLKDPTSRRRGALDAAASAAGVVATARKLGMSPPLTAKRVFNAARAGDAKARRVVRMEAQRIALAIAAVASVVDPELVILGGGIGGNGDLLLEPVERELRSISPFRPRVEASVLREEATLYGSVFMALQAAQDQLFARGKVPA; encoded by the coding sequence GTGCTGGATTGCGTGCTGCGCATCGGGCCGATCTCCCGAGCCCAGATCGCACGCGAGACCGCCTTGTCCAAGCCGACGGTCTCGCAGGCGCTCACCGGGCTCGAGCGGGCGGGCCTCGTCCACGAGGCGGGGCGGTCGAAGGGCGGGAAGGGACCCACGGCCATCTTGTACGAGTTGAACCCCCGGGCCGGCTGGGTCGTCGGCATCGATGTCGGACGGGACTGGGTCCGGGCCGCGATCGCCGATGTCACCGGGGAGTTCGTCGCTCGCCGGGACGAGCGGGCGCGAGTGAAGAGCGCGCGGACGTTGATCACGCAGATCGGCGCGATCGCCCACGGGCTCGCGGCCGACGCAGGCATCAGGTGGCGACAGGTGACGTTCGCCACGGTCGGGAGTCCCGGCGTGTTCGAGCCCGAGCGTGGTCAGGTGGCGCTCGCATACAGCCTGCCGGGGTGGGGGCGAGAAGGCCTGGTCGAGATGGTGCAGGCCGAGCTCGGCACCAAGACCGCCTTCGAGAACGACGTGAACCTGGCGGCGCTCGGTGAGCAGTGGCACGGGCTCGGCAAGGGTGTCGGCAACTTCGTCTACCTGCACCTGGGCACGGGCGTCGGCATGGGGCTGGTGCTCGACGGCGAGCTGTTCCGCGGCAGCACCGGGGCTGCCGGTGAGGTGGGGTACATGCCGCTGGTGGGCACCGATCTGAAGGACCCGACGAGCCGCCGCCGGGGTGCGCTCGACGCCGCCGCGAGCGCCGCCGGGGTCGTCGCGACCGCGCGGAAGCTCGGCATGTCGCCGCCGCTGACCGCCAAGCGCGTGTTCAACGCGGCTCGCGCGGGTGACGCGAAAGCCAGGCGGGTCGTGCGCATGGAGGCCCAGCGCATCGCGCTCGCGATCGCGGCGGTTGCCTCGGTCGTCGATCCGGAGCTCGTGATCCTCGGCGGCGGCATCGGCGGCAACGGAGACCTCCTGCTCGAACCGGTGGAACGGGAGCTGCGTTCGATCTCGCCGTTCCGACCACGGGTCGAAGCATCGGTGCTCCGCGAGGAGGCCACGCTGTACGGCTCGGTGTTCATGGCGCTGCAGGCGGCGCAGGACCAGCTGTTCGCCAGAGGGAAGGTGCCGGCCTGA
- the eda gene encoding bifunctional 4-hydroxy-2-oxoglutarate aldolase/2-dehydro-3-deoxy-phosphogluconate aldolase, which produces MTLLDAGPLVGIIRYRATADLVPVLEALADAGIPLLEVTLDTPGALDAIASVAATGTTIGAGTVLDADQVRASADAGAGFVVSPGLVDEVVEQATTLGVEPIPGVLTPTELLRARGLGASAVKVFPAGPCGGPELIRALRSPFPGVGMLATGGIAVDDVGAYLAAGATAVGLGAALTGHRPPETPAELDELRARAAAALEAATR; this is translated from the coding sequence ATGACGCTCCTCGATGCAGGACCGCTGGTCGGGATCATCCGCTATCGGGCAACGGCCGACCTTGTCCCGGTCCTCGAGGCACTGGCCGACGCAGGGATACCGCTCCTGGAGGTCACGCTCGACACGCCCGGGGCCCTGGACGCGATCGCATCGGTCGCGGCAACCGGCACCACGATCGGCGCGGGCACCGTGCTCGACGCCGATCAAGTGCGGGCGAGCGCCGACGCCGGAGCCGGATTCGTCGTGTCGCCCGGACTCGTCGACGAGGTGGTCGAGCAGGCGACCACCCTCGGCGTCGAGCCGATCCCCGGTGTGCTCACGCCGACCGAGCTGCTGCGAGCTCGTGGCCTGGGCGCCTCGGCCGTGAAGGTCTTCCCCGCAGGTCCGTGTGGCGGGCCGGAGCTGATCCGCGCCCTGCGCTCGCCGTTCCCTGGGGTCGGGATGCTCGCCACGGGCGGTATCGCCGTCGACGACGTCGGCGCCTATCTCGCCGCCGGCGCGACGGCGGTCGGTCTCGGGGCGGCGCTCACCGGACACCGTCCGCCCGAGACACCCGCCGAGCTCGACGAGCTGCGAGCCCGCGCCGCTGCCGCGCTCGAGGCGGCGACGAGATGA
- a CDS encoding sugar kinase, with product MSGTTYDVIGLGETMLSLVAYDGPLETATAFSGTHGGAESNALVALSRLGFRTAWISSLGDDPAGTRVREALEREGVDLRWVRTDPARPTGLMLRDTRGGVRYWRTGSAASALDPAALDGVPVADARAVLVTGITAMLGAGPQAAAIALLDRAGGLRAVDPNLRPGLWGSDRAHELVMPLLERCDVVLGGERELALLVGGSGAGSARRCAELGPSEVVVKRGADGAAVLEPDGAWRELRPPTSDDVDPVGAGDAFNAGYLAARLDGASCLESLRAGAAAGAAAAGVLGDVGARKQDVDV from the coding sequence ATGAGTGGCACGACCTACGACGTGATCGGGCTCGGCGAGACGATGCTCTCCCTCGTCGCCTACGACGGGCCGCTCGAGACCGCGACGGCGTTCTCCGGGACTCACGGCGGCGCCGAGAGCAACGCACTCGTCGCCCTCTCCCGTCTGGGGTTCCGCACTGCGTGGATCAGCAGCCTGGGGGACGACCCGGCCGGAACGCGCGTGCGCGAGGCCCTCGAGCGAGAAGGGGTCGATCTCCGATGGGTCCGAACCGACCCAGCGCGACCCACGGGTCTGATGCTGCGCGATACTCGGGGAGGGGTGCGCTACTGGCGTACCGGATCGGCCGCGAGCGCGCTCGACCCAGCCGCGCTGGACGGGGTGCCGGTCGCCGACGCCCGCGCCGTGCTCGTGACCGGGATCACGGCGATGCTCGGGGCGGGGCCGCAGGCCGCGGCGATCGCGCTCCTCGACCGCGCCGGCGGGCTCCGCGCCGTGGACCCGAACCTCCGTCCGGGCCTCTGGGGATCCGATCGCGCACACGAGCTCGTGATGCCGCTGCTGGAACGCTGCGACGTGGTGCTCGGCGGCGAGCGAGAGCTCGCGTTGCTCGTGGGCGGCTCGGGCGCGGGGTCGGCCAGGCGCTGCGCGGAGCTGGGGCCCAGCGAGGTCGTCGTGAAGCGCGGCGCCGACGGCGCCGCGGTCCTGGAGCCCGACGGCGCCTGGCGCGAGCTCCGTCCGCCGACCTCCGACGACGTCGACCCCGTCGGCGCCGGCGACGCGTTCAACGCCGGCTACCTGGCTGCCCGGCTCGACGGGGCATCGTGCCTCGAGTCGCTGCGAGCGGGAGCGGCGGCAGGAGCGGCGGCCGCGGGCGTCCTCGGCGATGTCGGTGCGCGCAAGCAGGACGTCGATGTGTGA
- a CDS encoding glycoside hydrolase family 4 produces MGARVVVIGGGSAYMPGIAFAFAHHAEAFGDATLVLQDVDTGALDLQRRLTGSILRSRGARGVRVEAHGDRSPALEGADVVLAAFRPGGLVARHLDERIAIDHGVIGQETAGPGGFAMALRSVPIVLEVAEEMRRLAASEAVLLDYTNPVQVVSEAMRRFGPALPFLGLCDQTAGEARFLARLLDIDADAIALDTCGTNHMTFTRGVRVASEDVTTELWTLLDSLPLERLTSVAERRIVQLFRLLHHVPSEYMQYFFFHDEVLAEQRAQGRTRAQEVMAILPSVLESYRREADAEDPRPSMARASEAHGDFAVSVMAAMLTGTHRRAILNLPNAGQVDDLPDGTIVETPATIDGRTVSAVPQGALPVEVSGLVRQVAVHAAMTAEAAVTGDRELAVTALALHPLVRSVNLADALVASYLEAHAEHLPAGWGGR; encoded by the coding sequence ATGGGCGCACGCGTCGTCGTGATCGGCGGGGGATCGGCCTACATGCCGGGGATCGCGTTCGCCTTCGCCCATCATGCCGAAGCGTTCGGGGACGCGACCCTGGTGCTGCAGGATGTCGACACCGGCGCGCTCGACCTGCAACGGCGTCTGACGGGCAGCATCCTGCGTTCGAGGGGAGCTCGAGGCGTTCGGGTAGAGGCTCATGGCGATCGGTCCCCCGCGCTGGAGGGCGCCGACGTCGTCCTCGCGGCCTTCCGGCCGGGTGGTCTGGTGGCCCGGCACCTCGACGAGCGCATCGCGATCGACCACGGCGTGATCGGACAGGAGACCGCTGGACCCGGCGGGTTCGCCATGGCCCTCAGATCGGTGCCGATCGTGCTCGAGGTCGCCGAGGAGATGAGGAGGCTCGCTGCCTCGGAGGCCGTCCTCCTCGACTACACGAACCCGGTGCAGGTCGTGAGCGAAGCGATGCGTCGGTTCGGCCCGGCGCTGCCGTTCCTCGGCCTCTGCGATCAAACCGCCGGCGAGGCCCGGTTCCTCGCGAGGCTGTTGGACATCGACGCTGATGCGATCGCGCTCGACACGTGCGGCACGAACCACATGACGTTCACGCGGGGGGTGCGGGTGGCGAGCGAGGACGTCACGACCGAGCTGTGGACGCTGCTCGACTCCCTGCCGTTGGAACGCCTGACGTCCGTCGCCGAGCGGCGCATCGTGCAGCTGTTCCGCCTGCTGCACCACGTGCCGAGCGAGTACATGCAGTACTTCTTCTTCCACGACGAGGTGCTGGCCGAGCAGCGAGCGCAGGGTCGCACGCGCGCGCAGGAGGTGATGGCGATCCTCCCCTCGGTGCTCGAGAGCTACCGACGGGAGGCCGACGCCGAGGATCCGCGCCCGTCGATGGCACGTGCGAGCGAGGCGCACGGCGATTTCGCCGTCTCCGTGATGGCCGCGATGCTGACCGGCACGCACCGGCGAGCGATCCTGAACCTCCCGAACGCCGGTCAGGTCGACGACCTCCCCGACGGCACGATCGTCGAGACCCCTGCGACGATCGACGGCCGAACCGTCTCGGCTGTCCCGCAAGGAGCGCTCCCCGTCGAGGTGAGCGGGCTGGTCCGACAGGTCGCGGTGCACGCTGCGATGACCGCCGAGGCCGCGGTCACGGGAGATCGCGAGCTGGCGGTGACGGCCCTGGCCCTGCACCCCCTGGTTCGGAGCGTGAACCTGGCGGATGCGCTCGTGGCGTCCTACCTCGAAGCGCACGCCGAGCACCTCCCTGCGGGCTGGGGGGGCCGATGA
- a CDS encoding DegT/DnrJ/EryC1/StrS family aminotransferase encodes MAELAVNGGTPVRSTPYPAWPAPDDEYVEAVSEVVRGGEWGGFPEPGVNATAFEEAFAAYQGAHHGVLMMNGTVTMEVACKALDVGWGDEVIVPALTFAATAYAPMAAGALPVIVDVTPETWCIDPDLVEAAITPRTRAIIPVHLGHQMADMDRLTEIADRHGLAVIEDCAHAHGQQWRGRGAGCIGDFGSFSHQSSKILTSGEGGTLLTNDDTLARRAHSIIDCGRAKDTEEKEFTFGSNYRLSELNAALLVVAMRRFPGQQEERATNGLRFERLAADIPGVRVMPRDRRITRWSFYNYILAIDPRAFGGATNETVCAALEAEGIPAEVQYPPMSRYELFQPSLSRLPVAVEHADRLDPRGMSFPVAEAAGLRESVYLMEAVFRDGERGVQDAVDALAKVQRHAWELPKD; translated from the coding sequence ATGGCTGAACTCGCAGTGAATGGGGGGACCCCCGTGCGCTCGACGCCGTACCCTGCGTGGCCCGCGCCCGACGATGAGTACGTCGAGGCCGTGTCCGAGGTCGTGCGAGGCGGCGAGTGGGGAGGCTTCCCTGAGCCCGGCGTGAACGCGACGGCGTTCGAGGAGGCCTTCGCCGCGTACCAGGGCGCTCACCACGGGGTCCTGATGATGAACGGCACCGTGACGATGGAGGTCGCGTGCAAGGCGCTCGACGTCGGATGGGGCGACGAGGTGATCGTGCCGGCCCTGACGTTCGCCGCCACCGCGTACGCACCGATGGCCGCGGGCGCCCTGCCCGTGATCGTGGACGTCACCCCCGAGACGTGGTGCATCGACCCTGATCTCGTGGAGGCGGCCATCACGCCGCGCACGCGGGCGATCATCCCGGTGCACCTCGGTCACCAGATGGCCGACATGGACCGGCTGACCGAGATCGCCGACCGGCACGGATTGGCCGTGATCGAGGACTGTGCACATGCCCACGGGCAACAGTGGCGTGGCCGCGGCGCCGGATGCATCGGAGACTTCGGCTCGTTCAGCCACCAATCGTCGAAGATCCTCACCTCCGGCGAGGGCGGCACGCTCCTGACGAACGACGACACCCTGGCACGGCGCGCACACTCGATCATCGACTGCGGGCGTGCGAAGGACACCGAGGAGAAGGAGTTCACGTTCGGGTCGAACTACCGGCTCTCCGAGCTGAACGCCGCACTGCTCGTGGTCGCGATGCGGCGGTTCCCAGGACAGCAGGAAGAGCGCGCAACCAACGGCCTTCGCTTCGAGCGGTTGGCGGCCGACATCCCAGGCGTGCGGGTCATGCCCCGCGACCGGCGCATCACGCGATGGAGCTTCTACAACTACATCCTGGCGATCGACCCGCGTGCGTTCGGGGGCGCCACGAACGAGACCGTCTGCGCCGCCCTCGAAGCTGAGGGCATCCCGGCGGAGGTGCAGTACCCGCCGATGAGCCGTTACGAGCTGTTCCAGCCGTCGCTGTCACGTCTCCCCGTGGCCGTGGAGCACGCCGACCGCCTCGACCCACGGGGGATGTCGTTCCCCGTCGCAGAGGCCGCCGGGCTCCGCGAATCCGTCTACCTCATGGAGGCGGTGTTCCGAGACGGGGAGCGCGGGGTGCAGGACGCGGTCGACGCCCTCGCGAAGGTGCAGCGCCACGCGTGGGAGCTGCCGAAGGACTGA
- a CDS encoding 6-phospho-beta-glucosidase, whose product MKVAVVGGGSTYTPELVEGFVRRDDRLPVDELVLFDIDRERLDVVGALADRMMRKVGWTGRLSLTTDRLEAIEGADFVIVQLRVGGNQARYLDETIPLEFGCIGQETTGPGGFAKALRTVPVVLELAQLTAERGAPEAWFVDFTNPTGLVSQALLDEGHRAIGLCNVAIGFQRDFAEIFSVDPGHVGLDHVGLNHLTWERKVLVDGVDRLPELLDPAVDPSPAVRGYLDELDDEMPLEIARTLGAIPSSYLRYYYLTDRVMRELRGGRNRAKEVMEIEAGLLELYKDPTLDTKPELLEERGGAFYSDAAAALVASLHAGTGDVQVVNLPNAGAIPNLPDDDVVEIAARIDASGAHAIATDPLAPEMAGLVQHAKAYERLTIDAATSGSRATALRGLLANPLVGDYERARPLLDALLAANERHLPRFFPA is encoded by the coding sequence GTGAAGGTGGCGGTCGTCGGCGGCGGGAGCACCTACACCCCTGAGCTCGTGGAAGGGTTCGTGCGACGCGACGACCGTCTCCCGGTCGACGAGCTGGTGCTGTTCGACATCGATCGGGAGCGCCTCGACGTCGTCGGCGCGCTCGCCGACCGCATGATGCGCAAGGTCGGCTGGACTGGGCGGCTGAGTCTCACCACCGACCGCCTCGAGGCGATCGAAGGCGCCGATTTCGTGATCGTGCAGCTCCGGGTCGGAGGGAATCAGGCGCGCTACCTCGACGAGACGATCCCGCTCGAGTTCGGGTGCATCGGTCAAGAGACGACCGGCCCTGGGGGGTTCGCGAAGGCGTTGCGCACGGTGCCGGTCGTGCTCGAGCTCGCGCAGCTCACGGCGGAACGAGGCGCGCCGGAAGCGTGGTTCGTCGATTTCACGAACCCGACCGGACTCGTGTCCCAGGCGCTGCTCGACGAGGGGCACAGGGCGATCGGGTTGTGCAACGTTGCGATCGGGTTCCAGCGCGACTTCGCCGAGATCTTCAGCGTGGACCCCGGTCACGTCGGGCTCGACCACGTGGGGCTGAATCACCTCACGTGGGAACGCAAGGTGCTCGTCGACGGCGTCGATCGCCTCCCGGAGCTGCTGGATCCGGCCGTCGACCCAAGCCCTGCGGTTCGCGGGTACCTGGACGAGCTGGACGACGAGATGCCGTTGGAGATCGCCCGGACGTTGGGCGCGATCCCCTCGTCCTACCTGCGGTACTACTACCTGACCGACCGGGTGATGCGCGAGCTGCGCGGTGGGCGCAACCGGGCCAAGGAGGTCATGGAGATCGAGGCCGGGCTGCTCGAGCTCTACAAGGATCCCACCCTCGACACGAAGCCGGAACTGCTCGAGGAGCGTGGAGGCGCCTTCTACAGCGACGCTGCTGCGGCATTGGTGGCGTCGCTGCATGCGGGCACCGGCGACGTGCAGGTCGTGAACCTGCCGAACGCCGGTGCGATCCCGAACCTGCCCGACGACGACGTCGTGGAGATCGCGGCTCGCATCGACGCTTCCGGCGCACACGCCATCGCCACCGACCCGCTCGCCCCCGAGATGGCCGGGCTGGTCCAGCACGCGAAGGCCTACGAGCGCCTCACGATCGATGCTGCCACCTCGGGCAGCCGGGCCACAGCTCTCAGGGGACTGCTGGCGAATCCCCTGGTCGGGGACTACGAACGAGCCCGGCCCCTGCTCGATGCGCTGCTTGCGGCGAACGAGCGCCACCTGCCCAGGTTCTTCCCGGCCTGA
- a CDS encoding SIS domain-containing protein produces the protein MKSLGNFPDPFIAEIASQPDAVRRAAAGLDDQRAVLDDIAHASAGRTLVFTGMGSSYDACYPAVAELARAGIAAVMLDAAELLHFRTGMLRPSTMLVAVSQSGESIEVVRVAAGLAGQAEHPVVVAITNGTANTLTSLADLSVDTGAGEETGPSTMTFAGSLVVLGALARMLGGTPPGEALERLATDAELAAVAIECLLGDADLPERLVSWLGERETMVILGRGPGRAAAEMGALTIKEAVGMPVESLQTGQFRHGPLELAGPGLAAVVIATEPETLELDLTLAEELLATGAGVLLVTADDQPGSGAMRVATGPLERALAPAVSILPCQLLAWRLAGLRGRDPGAYYRAAKVTTHE, from the coding sequence ATGAAATCGTTAGGAAACTTTCCTGACCCATTCATCGCCGAGATCGCCAGCCAACCGGACGCCGTGCGGCGAGCGGCGGCCGGCCTCGACGACCAGCGCGCCGTCCTCGACGATATCGCCCATGCATCCGCCGGGCGGACCCTCGTCTTCACCGGGATGGGGAGCTCCTACGACGCGTGCTACCCGGCCGTGGCCGAGCTTGCCCGCGCGGGCATCGCGGCGGTCATGCTCGACGCCGCGGAGCTCCTGCACTTTCGGACGGGGATGCTCCGCCCATCGACGATGCTCGTCGCGGTAAGCCAGTCGGGCGAAAGCATCGAAGTGGTGCGGGTGGCCGCCGGTCTCGCCGGACAGGCCGAGCACCCGGTGGTGGTCGCGATCACGAACGGCACCGCGAACACCCTCACCTCGCTGGCCGATCTCTCGGTCGACACCGGAGCTGGTGAGGAGACAGGCCCCTCGACGATGACCTTCGCAGGCTCCCTCGTCGTCCTCGGCGCGCTCGCCCGGATGCTCGGGGGAACCCCGCCCGGCGAGGCGCTCGAGCGCCTCGCGACCGACGCCGAGCTGGCCGCCGTGGCGATCGAATGCCTGCTGGGCGACGCCGATCTGCCGGAGCGGCTGGTGTCCTGGCTGGGCGAGCGCGAGACGATGGTGATCCTCGGCCGAGGACCGGGCCGGGCCGCAGCGGAGATGGGCGCACTCACGATCAAGGAAGCCGTGGGCATGCCGGTGGAGTCCCTCCAGACCGGCCAGTTCCGTCACGGACCACTGGAGCTCGCGGGACCGGGCCTGGCCGCCGTGGTGATCGCGACCGAGCCGGAGACCCTCGAGCTCGACCTGACCCTGGCCGAAGAACTCCTCGCGACAGGGGCGGGTGTCCTGCTGGTCACGGCCGACGATCAGCCCGGATCGGGAGCGATGCGAGTCGCGACGGGCCCGCTCGAGCGCGCCCTCGCTCCCGCGGTGTCGATCCTCCCCTGCCAGCTGCTCGCCTGGCGGCTCGCCGGACTCCGCGGCCGTGACCCCGGGGCCTACTACCGCGCGGCCAAGGTGACCACCCATGAATGA
- a CDS encoding polysaccharide deacetylase family protein, translating to MNERRGGVVGSTEGSDFRVALTFDAEHPDRQWCPPDAAERIFDTLRDLEVRATVFVQGRWAQAHPSIAARIAHEGHLVGHHSHYHARMPLLTDPGLAADMADAAEAIVAATGTDPRPWFRCPFGAGHDDPRVLAMLASLGYRNVHWHVELEDWEPWRTGTAIADDTLERVTRHGDGAVVLLHSWPGGTADALRPIVDGLRDAGASFVTVDELEELP from the coding sequence ATGAATGAGCGCCGGGGGGGTGTCGTCGGCTCGACAGAGGGCTCCGACTTCCGGGTCGCGCTGACCTTCGACGCGGAGCATCCCGATCGGCAGTGGTGTCCTCCCGACGCCGCCGAACGCATCTTCGACACCCTGCGTGACCTGGAGGTCCGCGCAACCGTGTTCGTGCAGGGGCGGTGGGCGCAAGCGCACCCCTCGATCGCCGCACGCATCGCCCACGAGGGGCACCTCGTCGGGCACCACTCGCACTACCACGCGCGGATGCCCTTGCTGACCGACCCGGGCCTCGCAGCCGACATGGCCGATGCGGCCGAGGCGATCGTCGCCGCGACGGGCACCGACCCGCGGCCATGGTTCCGGTGTCCATTCGGTGCGGGGCACGACGACCCCCGCGTGCTGGCGATGCTGGCTTCCCTCGGCTACCGCAACGTGCACTGGCACGTCGAGCTCGAAGACTGGGAACCGTGGCGCACCGGTACCGCGATCGCCGACGACACGCTCGAGCGGGTGACACGACACGGCGACGGGGCCGTCGTGCTTCTGCACAGCTGGCCGGGCGGCACGGCTGACGCATTGCGACCGATCGTCGACGGGCTCCGCGACGCCGGCGCTTCGTTCGTGACGGTCGACGAGCTCGAGGAGCTCCCGTGA
- a CDS encoding BadF/BadG/BcrA/BcrD ATPase family protein: MSRHPALLAVDGGGSKIDAALLQRDGTVLGAFRIRTQEFEENGGPQHMGQVLDAVHGACRDAQIDLALPVADLGVYCLAGADLPADDRKILRWLRAQRLTQESVLRNDTFAVLRAGTERHWGVGVVCGFGTNCSAVAPDGRITRFPAVGPISGDWGGGSDVGEAALWYAIRSEDGRGAKTALAELVPAHFGLRRPRQVLEAVYYGRVEEDRLVELAPLVFSAASAGDPVARSVVDRQADEIVAMVTTAIKRLRMQKLDVDVVLGGGIFRTDDDAFFRRIRDGVHEVAPAASFTVLTDPPVIGAAWLGLDRLGAPAAAYVRARRALTHARLAAHTHARRKEHR, encoded by the coding sequence GTGAGCCGCCACCCGGCACTCCTCGCGGTCGACGGAGGCGGATCGAAGATCGACGCCGCGCTGTTGCAGCGGGACGGGACCGTGCTGGGAGCCTTCAGGATCCGTACCCAGGAGTTCGAGGAGAACGGTGGCCCGCAGCACATGGGCCAGGTGCTCGATGCCGTGCATGGCGCGTGCAGAGACGCGCAGATCGATCTCGCCCTCCCCGTCGCCGATCTCGGCGTGTACTGCCTCGCCGGCGCCGACCTTCCGGCAGACGACCGGAAGATCCTGCGGTGGCTGCGGGCGCAGCGCCTCACCCAGGAGAGCGTCTTACGCAACGACACGTTCGCCGTCTTGCGGGCCGGCACCGAGCGGCACTGGGGTGTCGGCGTGGTGTGCGGCTTCGGCACGAACTGCTCCGCCGTGGCCCCCGACGGCAGGATCACCCGGTTCCCCGCGGTCGGTCCGATCTCGGGTGACTGGGGAGGTGGTTCCGACGTGGGCGAGGCGGCACTCTGGTACGCGATCCGGTCCGAGGACGGTCGTGGTGCGAAGACCGCCCTCGCCGAACTCGTACCGGCGCACTTCGGGCTCCGACGACCTCGTCAGGTGCTCGAGGCCGTGTATTACGGACGCGTGGAGGAGGACCGCCTCGTCGAGCTCGCGCCGCTCGTGTTCAGCGCCGCATCGGCGGGTGACCCCGTGGCCCGGAGCGTCGTGGATCGGCAGGCCGATGAGATCGTCGCGATGGTCACCACCGCGATCAAACGACTGCGCATGCAGAAGCTGGATGTCGACGTCGTGCTCGGCGGGGGCATCTTCCGCACCGACGACGACGCCTTCTTCCGTCGCATCCGCGACGGCGTGCACGAGGTCGCGCCGGCCGCGAGTTTCACCGTCTTGACCGACCCCCCCGTGATCGGGGCCGCGTGGCTGGGTCTCGACAGGCTCGGCGCGCCGGCGGCCGCCTACGTCCGCGCGCGCCGTGCCTTGACCCATGCTCGGCTGGCCGCACACACTCATGCCCGACGGAAGGAGCACCGCTGA